One genomic region from Augochlora pura isolate Apur16 chromosome 7, APUR_v2.2.1, whole genome shotgun sequence encodes:
- the LOC144472943 gene encoding juvenile hormone esterase-like — translation MKYFFALSILLLSSECFGQQKPVVQTNSGPVQGEIKETVLLKKPYQSFRGIPYAKPPLGDLRYQPPVPAEPWQQTLNATKDASACPQIDETTNNRYVGDEDCLYINVFTPLTMSKGPMHKKAVMVWIYGGSYNAGSSLTSYYGPDMLLDQDIVVVTFNYRLGALGFLSLSRSEALGNAGLKDQVLALKWVQQNIAKFGGDPRRVTIFGESAGSAVIHFLVLSPLTKGLFVRAIAMSGSSISPWAFHTADQAMNEAKKLAKYLGSDAQDSDALWQFYKTAPAKDIVNGSQYMDGVTQTLTIPFRPSLELNRPGAVITDCPFSLYKTGRFNKVPIMMGQTREEALGFTRPGYTGANDTWTEFDGLLDIGKDVFDRFAKGSYDVFLTNYYYTAPTDLTRKIIKQQDSSIPIYSYVFTYDSPYAWHRQGGNNLNGTAHADDLQYVFHNQMIPEPTDPNDPVNLFRRKVSAMWANFAKCGNPTPAHYNPSNVVWEESGPRGLQMNINAEDKIQPPDVSPEARQIEDYMEQTIPAKTGCSARSK, via the exons ATGAAGTATTTCTTCGCATTGTCAATTCTGCTGCTGTCGTCGGAATGTTTTGGACAACAAAAGCCTGTGGTTCAGACGAATTCAGGACCTGTGCAAGGAGAGATAAAAGAGACGGTCTTGCTGAAGAAACCATATCAGTCGTTCAGAGGAATCCCTTATGCGAAACCACCTCTTGGGGATCTCAGATATCAG CCACCGGTGCCGGCAGAGCCTTGGCAACAAACTCTGAATGCTACGAAAGACGCTTCTGCGTGTCCACAAATAGACGAAACTACTAACAACAGATACGTGGGGGATGAAGACTGCTTGTACATCAACGTATTCACTCCTCTc ACTATGTCCAAAGGGCCCATGCACAAGAAAGCAGTAATGGTTTGGATCTACGGTGGATCCTACAATGCAGGATCATCTCTGACCAGTTACTATGGTCCAGATATGCTGTTGGATCAGGACATAGTGGTGGTTACGTTTAATTACCGACTCGGCGCCCTTG gatTCCTGTCGCTGTCCCGAAGCGAGGCTTTAGGAAACGCTGGATTGAAGGATCAAGTTCTAGCCCTGAAATGGGTGCAGCAGAATATCGCGAAGTTTGGTGGCGATCCCAGGCGAGTGACGATTTTCGGCGAGAGCGCCGGCAGCGCGGTAATTCATTTCCTAGTACTGTCGCCGTTGACTAAAG GATTATTCGTAAGGGCAATCGCCATGAGTGGTTCGTCCATATCGCCATGGGCGTTCCACACAGCCGACCAGGCTATGAACGAAGCGAAAAAGCTGGCTAAGTATCTTGGTAGCGATGCACAGGACTCGGACGCGTTGTGGCAATTTTACAAGACTGCACCTGCCAAGGATATCGTAAACGGCAGTCAATATATGGACGGAGTTACACAAACG CTCACTATACCGTTCAGGCCGTCATTGGAGTTGAACCGTCCAGGAGCTGTCATCACTGACTGCCCCTTCTCACTGTACAAGACCGGGCGATTCAATAAAGTGCCCATTATGATGGGTCAGACCAGGGAAGAAGCACTCGGCTTCACCAGAC CTGGATACACCGGCGCGAACGACACGTGGACGGAATTCGACGGACTGTTAGACATCGGCAAGGACGTGTTCGACAGATTCGCGAAAGGCAGCTACGATGTG TTTTTGACTAACTACTACTACACAGCACCCACGGATCTCACTCGAAAGATAATCAAGCAGCAAGACAGCAGCATACCGATCTATTCTTACGTGTTCACCTACGATTCTCCATACGCGTGGCATAGACAAGGTGGAAATAACTTGAACG GAACTGCTCATGCTGACGATCTCCAGTACGTGTTCCACAACCAAATGATTCCCGAACCTACCGATCCCAATGATCCTGTCAACCTGTTCAGGAGAAAGGTGTCCGCAATGTGGGCTAACTTCGCGAAGTGCGG aAATCCCACTCCAGCACACTACAATCCGTCGAATGTTGTTTGGGAGGAATCTGGACCCCGTGGACTACAAATGAACATTAACGCCGAAGACAAAATTCAGCCACCAGACGTGTCTCCGGAAGCGAGACAGATAGAAGACTACATGGAGCAGACGATCCCAGCTAAAACTGGATGTTCAGCAAGAAGCaaatag